One genomic segment of Amycolatopsis sp. WQ 127309 includes these proteins:
- a CDS encoding DUF72 domain-containing protein, whose translation MRTIAEIRIGTSGWRYPPWRGDFYPPGLAQRRELEYLSRQLNAVELNGSFYSLQRPERFRAWFDETPSDFLFAVKGGRFITHMKQLRDVETSLANFYASGVLALGAKLGPFLWQLPPRLTFDPDRLATFFALLPRTTTDAAELATKHDDKLKAKPYLEAGERRPLRHALEVRHPSFAEPTAKKLLRDHGIALVVADTAGKWPFIEDQTAGFTYVRLHGAEELYVSGYSDQALREWAAKIRTWHADGKRDVHVYFDNDAKVEAPRNAQALADMLGVEPANKTVSGQ comes from the coding sequence GTGAGAACGATCGCCGAAATCCGGATCGGGACATCGGGGTGGCGCTACCCGCCGTGGCGCGGTGACTTCTACCCGCCGGGCCTGGCGCAGCGCCGCGAGCTCGAATACCTGTCGCGGCAGCTGAACGCGGTCGAGCTCAACGGCTCGTTCTACTCGCTGCAGCGCCCGGAGCGCTTCCGCGCGTGGTTCGACGAGACGCCGTCGGACTTCCTCTTCGCGGTGAAGGGCGGCCGCTTCATCACGCACATGAAGCAGCTGCGCGACGTCGAGACGTCGCTGGCCAACTTTTACGCGTCCGGCGTCCTCGCACTAGGCGCGAAGCTGGGGCCGTTCCTCTGGCAGCTGCCACCGAGGCTCACGTTCGACCCGGACCGCCTAGCGACCTTCTTCGCCCTCCTCCCACGCACCACAACGGACGCGGCCGAGCTGGCGACGAAGCACGACGACAAGCTGAAGGCGAAGCCGTACTTGGAGGCCGGGGAACGAAGGCCGTTGCGGCACGCGCTGGAGGTCCGCCACCCGAGCTTCGCGGAGCCCACGGCGAAGAAGCTGCTGCGGGACCACGGGATCGCCCTGGTGGTCGCCGACACGGCGGGAAAGTGGCCGTTCATCGAAGACCAGACCGCCGGCTTCACCTACGTCCGCCTGCACGGCGCCGAGGAGCTGTACGTCAGCGGCTACTCGGACCAGGCCCTGCGCGAGTGGGCAGCAAAGATCCGCACCTGGCACGCCGACGGCAAGCGAGACGTCCACGTCTACTTCGACAACGACGCCAAAGTGGAGGCCCCACGCAACGCGCAGGCCCTGGCCGACATGCTGGGCGTCGAGCCCGCGAACAAGACAGTGAGTGGACAGTGA
- a CDS encoding DinB family protein, with product MIDDFAKDYLHSDLREIREEMLGKLDGLSEYDVRRPLTATGTTLLGLIKHLAVGEARYFGEVFGRPSPDAVPRWDDLERRGIDMWATEHETREEIIGRYRRVWAHSDATIAALPVDAPGHVPWWPRPDVKLFNVLVHVLTETNRHAGHADILREHLDGKPPADSGRDQAFWAARCAEVDRAARAAAPVAP from the coding sequence GTGATCGACGACTTCGCGAAGGACTACCTGCACAGCGACCTGCGAGAGATCCGGGAGGAGATGCTCGGGAAGCTCGACGGGCTGTCCGAATACGACGTCCGGCGCCCGCTGACGGCCACCGGGACCACCCTGCTCGGCCTGATCAAGCACCTGGCGGTGGGCGAGGCCCGGTACTTCGGCGAGGTCTTCGGCCGGCCGTCGCCCGACGCCGTCCCGCGGTGGGACGACCTCGAGCGGCGCGGTATCGACATGTGGGCGACCGAGCACGAGACGCGCGAGGAGATCATCGGCCGCTACCGGCGTGTCTGGGCGCACTCGGACGCGACGATCGCGGCGCTGCCCGTCGACGCGCCCGGCCACGTGCCCTGGTGGCCGCGGCCGGACGTCAAGCTGTTCAACGTCCTGGTGCACGTGCTCACCGAGACCAACCGGCACGCCGGGCACGCCGACATCCTGCGTGAGCACCTGGACGGCAAGCCGCCGGCGGACAGCGGGCGCGACCAGGCGTTCTGGGCGGCGCGGTGTGCGGAGGTCGACCGGGCGGCGCGGGCCGCCGCGCCGGTCGCCCCCTGA
- a CDS encoding DUF4253 domain-containing protein, translated as MTIAPLRPGTPAPPVQTLPPGAWHGRLWVSDLPLTRPERYLGCVAEFERSGLWPVLIPHDQRFAANGEDWIDDRGRLAPAGHRVASADAVSVLDRWWDGSCCDGACLRPFGAKFPGLAKRSPRRSDPLAEAGNTGSILATRAPHRLGLVQTERPADIPALLGWTGMIKCTDQVAELSAVLRSWEERFGATLVVLGFDAIELSVSAPPRNQARALSVAAEHRAFSLPTFAAQPGNLREYASDLVQARHWRFSWA; from the coding sequence ATGACGATCGCACCGCTCCGCCCCGGTACGCCCGCGCCGCCGGTCCAGACCCTGCCACCGGGGGCGTGGCACGGCCGGCTGTGGGTGTCCGACCTGCCACTGACCCGGCCCGAGCGTTATCTGGGCTGCGTGGCCGAGTTCGAGCGGTCCGGGCTGTGGCCGGTGCTGATCCCGCACGACCAGCGCTTCGCGGCCAACGGCGAGGACTGGATCGACGACCGCGGCCGGCTCGCCCCGGCCGGCCACCGGGTCGCCTCGGCCGACGCGGTGAGCGTGCTCGACCGCTGGTGGGACGGCTCCTGCTGTGACGGCGCCTGCCTGCGCCCCTTCGGCGCGAAGTTCCCCGGACTGGCCAAACGCAGCCCGCGCCGGTCCGACCCGCTGGCCGAGGCGGGCAACACGGGCTCGATCCTGGCCACCCGCGCCCCGCACCGGCTCGGCCTGGTCCAGACCGAGCGGCCCGCGGACATCCCGGCCCTGCTGGGCTGGACGGGCATGATCAAGTGCACCGACCAGGTCGCCGAGCTGTCGGCGGTGCTGCGCAGCTGGGAGGAGCGGTTCGGAGCGACGCTGGTGGTGCTGGGCTTCGACGCGATCGAGCTGTCGGTGTCGGCCCCACCCCGCAACCAGGCGAGGGCGCTGTCGGTGGCGGCGGAGCACCGGGCGTTCAGCCTGCCGACGTTCGCGGCCCAGCCGGGCAACCTGCGCGAGTACGCGTCGGACCTGGTGCAGGCCCGGCACTGGCGGTTCTCCTGGGCGTGA